actgtgctctttcacaaaagctcacaatatataacctatatacttattatggacacagcatgtcttacactagttatcttgttgttattagttgttgttattagtcccatccttcagctccattcaacacctcccatctatctcttaacactatCCATATtgaatttctatttgccatatatttttcaactgtactgtgatgttttacaaaagttctgaaactttctattctcattgtttctacaggttgtgaattgaaaataaacatctttgctaaaagtattattatattattgatcgattgactatgacttttcagatcacccagtagtgctatctgcagggtcagctccatgcaaatattgcaatccttcagccattcatggacctgtgtccagaaacaagctacaaatggacagtaccaaaaaaaatgatctaatgattctgtctcttcacagccaaatctgcagagctgggaagattgtatcccccatacaaataacattctattggtagcaagaattgtatataataatttaaattgaaaaattctaagttttgaatccggcgtcgtcatagtgtttatgaactgaacgcaatcagttcataaacactatgccatggaatcggtacgtcaaaaatctcttcccaactattttgcaatctatatgggacgggtgtcaatcttttggtccttaaatgaaactggtaaacttttttatttatcacaattttctttaaacaattatgttctttaatgcaaggccgacagacaagttccactttcctcttccatttttgcggtaatgctgcaattatttggttgtaattttgggtagagcagacatttccatatgtttttgttagctgcatgtgcgacataactccaccattcctaccgataatataatttatgaagattataacttttttaaacattttctcaaaaaagaacggttttttatcaattagtatatttgagtttaaccacaatatttgttgcaatatttgttctgtcatttctggaggattaaattaaaattgcaaccaactttctatggcttgttttagaaatagtgatatttgggagatgatttccttttcaaatacctgaaagtgaggggttgtaatctgaataaagggaaaaagtcccttcttgaacattgggtgagacaatcttactagtttgctagagaaccagttcggatttaagtataatttttgtatgactgaatgttttagtgataggtctaatgctttcatatttaataatttctgtcctcctaattcatattcattatataaataggcccgtttaattttgtctagcttgccgttccaaatcaaattgaatatttttttctcatataatttaaaaaactgttcgctaggcataggcaagaccataagcaaataggtaaactgggacaacaccaaagagttaatcagggtgatttttccacaaatagacaggtatttacctttccatggtagcaagattttatctatttttgctaacttacTATTAAATttttttggagtgagatcatttatttcatttgggatatgtattccgagtatatccacatcaccatcagacaattttattggtaaactacatggtaatgtaaatttttaattttttagtgatccaatacgtaatatagtacatttatcataatttggttgtaatccagagaggttagaaaatgtatctagatcctctatgaggcttttggtacttaaacatatttaaaaccaaatacttttagacttttacttaagtagtattttactgggtgactttcacttttacttgagtcattttctattaaggtatctttatttttactcaagtatgacaattgggcactttttccaccactggatgtGTGAAACTTCTGTAagcgcctctactctactgctctatacgAAAATGCGATGATAtccatgcaatgctttattatacaACAAATTTATAATTATGCGTTCCGGTCCCTCACTatttgttccggcacctcccgattGACCTGTACTCTGATGTGATCACAGGAATGAACACAGGTATAAACTAGGTCTGACATTTTATAAAAGAGTGCATTTTCTCGACAGGAATTGGTGTTGACGACATGTTCATCATGATTTCCTGCTGGCAGCAGACTCAGGTTCATGACAACGTAGAGGACCGTATGGCAGCTACATACAAAGATGCAGCTGTCTCGATCACCATCACAACACTAACTGATGCCCTGGCCTTCTATATTGGTCTGTTAACTCCCTTTGGTTCCGTACAATCCTTTTGTATGTATACTGGCACAGCTGTCCTGTTCTGCTACTTGTACAATATTACCTTCTTTGGTGCATTTCTGGCACTGAATGGAAGACGTGAAAAGGGCAACAGACACTGGCTGACATGCATGAAGGTTCCAGAACCAGAGGAGAACACTAAAAAGTACAACCTCTGTAGTATAGGGGGAGCTTATGATCATAAAACGGGAAAAGAGGAACCTATGCCCattaacaacttctttaagatgTACTATGGGCCATTTCTAACAAATACTTGGACCAAGGTGTTTGTGATCCTGCTCTATGCTGGATATTTGGGCTCAAGTATCTATGGTTGCTTCCAAATCCAAGAAGGTATAGACCTTAAAAACCTAGCAGCTGATAGCTCATATGTAGGTAGCTATTACGATAATGAGGATCAATACTTTTCAGAGTATGGTCCAAATGTTATGGTTGTTGTGACTGACAGTGAGTTTCAATATTGGGACGAAACTGCTCGAAAGCGTCTTGATACTTGTCTCAGAAGTTTTGAGAGTCTAACGTTGGCTGGTCAATCATTGGTTGCTAAAGATATGACCCTTTCTTGGCTTAATGAATATGTAAAAGCGGGTGTAGTTTCAAATCCAAATAACGAAACCATTTTCATGGATAGTTTACCTACATTTTTACAACAATCAGGTTTCACACAAGATGTGAATATTTCAAACAAAGTCATAATTGCCTCACGTTTGTTTATTCAGACAATCAACGTCAGGACAGCTGTTGATGAAAAGAACATGTTGAATAAGCTTCGAGAGACAGCTAATGGTTGTCCAGAAAAGTTGGTTGTTTACCACCCTGCTTTCATATACTTTGACCAGTATGCAGTCATTGTTAGTAATACCATCCAAAACATTGTAGTTGCCACTCTTGCTATGCTGGTGATCTCCCTCATGTTGATCCCCAACCCCATATGTTCTCTGTGGGTGACCTttgccattgcctctgtcataGTGGGTGTTGCTGGTTTCATGGCATTATGGGATGTCAATCTAGACTCTGTATCCATGATCAATCTTGTCATCTGCATTGGTTTCTCAGTGGATTTTTCTGCTCACATTTCCTATGCTTTTGTCTCTAGCAAAGAGCCGGCAGCTAATAAAAAGGCTGTAGATGCTGTCTATCACTTGGGATATCCCATCTTACAGGGAGCTGTGTCTACTATTTTAGGAGTGGTGGTGCTGTCTGCTGCTGAGAGCTACATCTTCAGAACCTTCTTTAAGATCATGTTCTTGGTCATTTTGTTTGGGGCAGTCCATGGTATAGTGTTTATCCCAGTGTTTCTGACCTTCTTTGGAATCTGCGGAGGCAAAGTCAGTGATAAAAAAGATGTAGATGGTAGGTCTAACACCTTGTCTCAAAGAGGTCACATGTGGGTCACCCAAACCACAGGGGATTTCAACATGAAGAATGTGCATGAATTAAGGGCTGTAGCAGCTAATTCAAATGTATGTTCAATCAGTTCTAACCAACATTATTCTTCACATCGTGCTAACGGAAAAACTAATAGTGCTTATGAAAACATTGAAGACTGCCCCTAAAAAGGTTGTCTTGAGGCCAGATTTACAAGGCATTTCCACTGTAcccgttttttttgtttttatggaATTAATTAAATATTAAAAGGTAGAACAAACGGATTAAAAACTGTGCAAATAACGTTTACGAGAGGGAACAACCCATTATGGTCAAGTGTAAATGAACACACATTCATGTTTTAGCTTTGTTTTATTTCATTCAGCTCTATGCAGTTGGGGCAAGTACAGTAGTTGTAAAGTGATGGAATGAATCTACAAAATAACCAATTATAAATGACATATCAATCATTGATGATTTATTGTGTTTCAAATACCTAAATCATTGCACAAAATGTCCACATACAGTAAATATCAATTGAAAAGGTAGGGAATATTTTCACTGTTTCTGTCATTCGTTTTGTTTCATGTAGAAGTACTCTaacataaaatcaaatgttaattTGTTCATTTTGtgaaatttcatttttatttagtTGACTCTAATTGTGAAATCTTGTCATCATTGTAATACGTTTAAGGATAAAGAtgttttttgttgtgtttttaatAAATAAATGAAGGAAATCCTCATTCTATGTTTATTCTTTTCCTGCATTAGATACATTTAGGTAGCAAGAATGACTAAAGTCTTCTCAGTGACAGCCAACATCCACACCATATGGCCTATACATTAGATGCAAATGCAGAATAATTtcatacattttaaataaaagTATTGACTATTAGGCCTTTTTTTAAGGTAGTTACTTCCACACTTTCTTTAAAATGTGTAGGGAGGACAACATTTTTGTTTTTTAACTAAACAAATTGTTAATCAAGTAAGTACAAGTCTCGCAAGTTAGTCAGCATACCACAGCAGATCAAGACAGTTCACTCCAAAATCaaagtttgtcagatgttttcagacaTCTGCAAAAGTGGTGCTAAAATTAAGCCATGCCCAAGGCCATCTGTTGTACAGTGTATTCAATACATTTatacaatacaacatacaatacaaCATTAATGAAAACGTTAGTAGTAGCTGTTGTGTCCtatgacattttcaatctcttccTAGCTCAGGCCTCTATacccacctgcttcaagatgtccactatcatcccgtgcccaagaaagggaaagtaactgaactgaatgactaccgaccagtagcactcacttccgtcatcatgaagtgcttcgagaggctagtcaaagaccatatcacctcctccctccccgacaTACTCAACCCTCTCCAATTCGCCTACCGCCctgacagatccacggacgacgcaatttccattgcactgcacactgcccttacccacctggacaaaaggaatgcatatgtgaggatgctgttcatcgactacagctcggccttcaataccatagtgccctataagctcattacaaagctcacagccctgggtctgaactcctccctatgcaactgggtcctggacttcctgacaggccgcccgaggtggtgaaggtaggcaacactACCTCCTcgacactgatcctcaacacaggggccccacaagggtgcgtcctcagtTCCCTCCTGTATTCTCTGTAtatccacgactgcgtggcctcacacagttccaactccatcgtcaagttcgctgacgacacaacagtagtaggcctgatcaccaacaacgacgagacagcctacagggaggaggtgggcCCTCTGAcagcgtggtgccaggtaaacaacctctccctcaacattagCAAAACAAAGGATCTGATTGTGGACTtgaggaggaaccaggctggacacgcccccatcctcatcaacgtggccgccgtggagacggtcaataacttcaaattcctcggcgtacacatctcagagaagctAAAATGGTCTCATCACACAGACACCgtagtgaagaaggcacgacagcgactcttcaaccttaggatgctgaagaaatgtagcctgtccccgagggccctcacagtgttttacaggagcaccatcgagagcatactgtcgggctgcatcacagcctggtacggcaactccaccacCACGGACCGCAAGGCTCTTCAGAGGGTGATACGTgcagccgaacgcaccattgggtgcacactccctgccctccaggacacctacaacaccaggtatCGGAagaaaggccaagaagatcatcagggaccccagccacccaagctATGCCCTGTTCTCCCGCTTCAATCACTCAGACgcgggcagtacaggagcatcatggcaaaaactgaaagactggccaatagtttctcctcatgctgctgctccccctatggtcatTCCACCCCAAcccctcaacagtctttactctgcctccaccACAATGGACATGTATTTATTAATCACTGCCACAGTTGTtattatgtacagtatatagtgctatttctatagtttttattaccattttcattattttatttcactagtcctgcatgttggagctcgaagcctaagattttcactgtaccctgcaatcacacctgcaaccctgtacatgtgactattaaactaTCTGAATCTGAATCTGATTCTGACATACAATTTCCTGTTTTTAGTCTGTGCTCATCTTTTCCATTCATTTGGGTTTGAGGCATATTGATGAATCTACACACAACCAATATTTGTGGTCATCTGACAAAAACATcagaatttttttggggggttcaaAATTACAGAAAACAAATATTCCTTGTAACTTGTAGTTAGAGAAACTGAAGTTAGGgttacatttttttgtgtgtgaaatagGAGAGTAATGAAGCATAACAAATATGACAAAGTACCCTCTGCTCGCTCCGTATAATATGTTTTGTCTTTGACTAAATGCAATCaacttcctaggttttggcctttctagggagtttttcctagccaccgtgcttctacacctgcattactagctgtttggggttttaggctgggtttctgtaaagcacttcgagatattagctgatgtaagaagggctatataaaataaaattgattgattgattatgtcACGAATGTGGCTTCACAGCAAAGTAACTTGCAATTTGGACAATGACAATCAGGCCACTACTTATAGAATATAAATCCTATATTGACTCATAGAAATACAACATTTACCCAAATCTGAAAATGATTCCAACGCCCCACGTTGCAGCATCATATCACTTTCCATGTGTTTCCTATAAATGCTTATCCTTATTGCCTTTGCATTGATTTCATGAGATTGTGGGTCAATGTAGAGATTACTAGCATAAACCTACATGTCTAGATTTTATAATTTGTATTAATTACATCAAGACACTGGGAAATGGAGGGATACATAAAACACTTGGTTAAGGATGTTACACTTGTTGTACATCCTCTAAAGACATCAAACCAACAATGATTCACTAAGGACAAGGACCTCatgtacttaagtagtttttggtatctgtactttactatttttgacaacttttcctTTTACTTCACtgaattcctaaagaaaataatgtactttttactccatacattttccctgacacccaaaagtacttgttacattttgaatgcttagcaggacaagaaAATGTTCCAATtccctaaacacaaatgctttctttgtaaattatgtctgagtgtaggagtgtgcccctggctatccgtaaattaaatgtaaaaaacaagaaaatcatgccgtctggtttgcttaatataaggaatttgaaatgatttatactgtacttttacttttaatacttaagcaCATTTtaccaattacatttacttttgatacttaagtatatttaaaaccaaatacttttagacttttactcaagtagtattttactgggtgactttcacgtTTACTTGATTCATTTTC
This sequence is a window from Coregonus clupeaformis isolate EN_2021a chromosome 7, ASM2061545v1, whole genome shotgun sequence. Protein-coding genes within it:
- the LOC121570345 gene encoding patched domain-containing protein 3-like, with protein sequence MARCKTDCVEKPIARGFEILGGFVGRHPWWFLILPMFISAGLVGGFYFLADREANGIEEMFTPMNGPAKEERQVVKEYFPQNDGDFSRLRLYTEGTFASLIIMTISYFTSISRDDEFEKSSDSIIPLFSLTYALAINFSIISCLRLDCIRNKVWVATFGVLSSGMAVLSSFGLLLYCGMPFAMTVATAPFLILGIGVDDMFIMISCWQQTQVHDNVEDRMAATYKDAAVSITITTLTDALAFYIGLLTPFGSVQSFCMYTGTAVLFCYLYNITFFGAFLALNGRREKGNRHWLTCMKVPEPEENTKKYNLCSIGGAYDHKTGKEEPMPINNFFKMYYGPFLTNTWTKVFVILLYAGYLGSSIYGCFQIQEGIDLKNLAADSSYVGSYYDNEDQYFSEYGPNVMVVVTDSEFQYWDETARKRLDTCLRSFESLTLAGQSLVAKDMTLSWLNEYVKAGVVSNPNNETIFMDSLPTFLQQSGFTQDVNISNKVIIASRLFIQTINVRTAVDEKNMLNKLRETANGCPEKLVVYHPAFIYFDQYAVIVSNTIQNIVVATLAMLVISLMLIPNPICSLWVTFAIASVIVGVAGFMALWDVNLDSVSMINLVICIGFSVDFSAHISYAFVSSKEPAANKKAVDAVYHLGYPILQGAVSTILGVVVLSAAESYIFRTFFKIMFLVILFGAVHGIVFIPVFLTFFGICGGKVSDKKDVDGRSNTLSQRGHMWVTQTTGDFNMKNVHELRAVAANSNSGQGVRLSVL